From a single Miscanthus floridulus cultivar M001 chromosome 8, ASM1932011v1, whole genome shotgun sequence genomic region:
- the LOC136473154 gene encoding uncharacterized protein isoform X2 produces the protein MLVSAAVVLADCSQFQRGYSFSVDKKNSLLKAKGTAIEGQIPLKWILLFKPRLKEHSVYYIRKQRRHRQQQHQPLCYHLSDIDQDTEGRTTPRQDLSSTRG, from the exons ATGTTAGTGTCAGCTGCAGTTGTTCTTGCAG ATTGCTCCCAATTTCAGAGGGGCTACAGTTTCAGTGTTGATAAAAAAAATTCCTTATTAAAAGCCAAG GGAACTGCCATAGAAGGCCAGATCCCATTGAAATGGATTCTTTTGTTTAAGCCTCGGCTCAAGGAACATTCAGTATACTACATAAG GAAACAGAGACGTCACCGACAGCAGCAACACCAGCCACTCTGCTATCACCTCAG TGATATTGATCAGGACACGGAAGGCCGCACTACACCGAGACAGGATCTTTCTTCTACCAGAGGTTAA
- the LOC136473154 gene encoding uncharacterized protein isoform X1, with protein MLVSAAVVLADCSQFQRGYSFSVDKKNSLLKAKGTAIEGQIPLKWILLFKPRLKEHSVYYIRKQRRHRQQQHQPLCYHLRTRKAALHRDRIFLLPEVKAEIVR; from the exons ATGTTAGTGTCAGCTGCAGTTGTTCTTGCAG ATTGCTCCCAATTTCAGAGGGGCTACAGTTTCAGTGTTGATAAAAAAAATTCCTTATTAAAAGCCAAG GGAACTGCCATAGAAGGCCAGATCCCATTGAAATGGATTCTTTTGTTTAAGCCTCGGCTCAAGGAACATTCAGTATACTACATAAG GAAACAGAGACGTCACCGACAGCAGCAACACCAGCCACTCTGCTATCACCTCAG GACACGGAAGGCCGCACTACACCGAGACAGGATCTTTCTTCTACCAGAGGTTAAAGCCGAAATTGTACGCTAG
- the LOC136473155 gene encoding serine/threonine-protein kinase PEPKR2-like: MEPVPRKRKGAPPACSAARSLQDLASRKRACRGSEPPRSPRRADAAAPAVVMTAPAASGASASAGVFLPGRGLKRKVSCIDSATRIGRRKRLESEYDLGEEIGHGKFGSVRVCRPKAARGEEEFACKALPKNGGDTAHREVEIMQHLSGHPGVVTLRAVFEDADAFYLVMELCHGGRLLDEVAREGKLSERRSANVIKELMAVLKYCHEMGVVHRDVKPENVLLTKAGRLKLADFGLAVRVADGQQLIGVAGSPAYVAPEVLLGNYSQKVDIWAAGVLLHVLLMGTLPFQGNSVEAIFDAIKTVELDFHSSQWASVSMLARDLIGRMLNRDVSSRPYAEDVLRHPWVLFYTECPQKAEFSDLWGTNKTATPMIHRERVRFDYCESLSSESSSDNSEEQDECGIVDALATAITQVRISEPKRTRLFSPANGLLPPSRNTLRT, translated from the exons ATGGAGCCGGTGCCCCGGAAGCGCAAGGGCGCGCCCCCAGCGTGCTCCGCCGCCAGGTCCCTCCAAGATTTGGCCTCCCGCAAGCGCGCCTGCCGCGGTTCCGAGCCGCCGCGGTCCCCGCGCCGCGCCGACGCGGCCGCCCCCGCCGTGGTGATGACGGCCCCCGCGGCGAGCggcgcgtcggcgtcggcgggggTCTTCCTCCCGGGGCGCGGGCTCAAGCGGAAGGTGAGCTGCATCGACAGCGCCACGCGGATCGGGCGGCGGAAGCGGCTGGAGAGCGAGTACGACCTCGGCGAGGAGATCGGGCACGGCAAGTTCGGGTCCGTCCGCGTCTGCCGCCCCAAGGCCGCCCGGGGCGAGGAGGAGTTCGCCTGCAAGGCGTTGCCCAAGAACGGCGGGGACACGGCCCACCGCGAGGTGGAGATCATGCAACACCTCTCGGGCCACCCGGGCGTCGTCACGCTCAGGGCCGTCTTCGAGGACGCCGACGCCTTCTACCTCGTCATGGAGCTCTGCCACGGCGGACGGCTCCTCGATGAGGTGGCCAGGGAGGGTAAGCTCTCGGAGCGCCGCTCCGCCAATGTGATCAAGGAGCTCATGGCCGTCCTCAAGTACTGCCACGAGATGGGTGTCGTGCATAGGGACGTCAAGCCGGAGAATGTTCTGCTCACCAAGGCTGGAAGGTTGAAGCTTGCAGATTTCGGATTGGCCGTGCGAGTTGCCGATG GTCAGCAATTGATTGGTGTTGCTGGCAGCCCCGCGTATGTGGCACCTGAGGTTCTACTAGGAAATTACTCGCAAAAAGTAGATATATGGGCTGCTGGGGTGCTTCTGCATGTTCTATTGATGGGCACTCTTCCATTCCAAGGAAATTCTGTCGAAGCTATCTTTGATGCTATAAAGACTGTCGAGCTTGACTTTCACAGCAGTCAGTGGGCATCGGTGTCAATGCTTGCTCGTGATCTCATTGGCCGAATGCTTAATCGAGATGTCTCTTCAAGACCCTATGCCGAAGATGTTCTCC GGCACCCCTGGGTCTTATTCTACACTGAATGCCCGCAGAAAGCTGAATTCTCTGACCTATGGGGTACTAACAAGACTGCAACTCCCATGATTCATAGGGAGAGAGTTAGGTTTGATTACTGCGAGTCTTTATCTTCAGAATCCTCAAGTGACAACTCTGAAGAGCAAGATGAATGTGGTATAGTTGACGCACTGGCGACAGCAATAACACAGGTGAGGATATCAGAGCCCAAGAGGACCCGGCTGTTCAGCCCAGCCAACGGGCTGTTGCCGCCGAGCAGGAACACTCTCCGAACTTGA